In a genomic window of Agarivorans albus:
- the luxS gene encoding S-ribosylhomocysteine lyase, producing the protein MPLLDSFTVDHTRMHAPAVRVAKTMSTPSKDTITVFDLRYCVPNEEILSEKGIHTLEHLYAGFMREHLNSADVEIIDISPMGCRTGFYMSLIGSPNEQQVADAWLASMHDVLAVANQNDIPELNEYQCGTYAMHSLDEAKSIATSIIERGISVNKNDELGLSDEILGKL; encoded by the coding sequence ATGCCTTTATTAGATAGTTTTACCGTAGACCACACCCGCATGCATGCCCCAGCGGTTCGCGTAGCCAAAACCATGTCTACGCCTAGCAAAGACACTATTACAGTATTTGATTTACGTTACTGCGTGCCTAACGAGGAGATTTTGTCTGAGAAAGGTATTCATACCTTAGAGCACCTTTATGCCGGCTTTATGCGTGAGCATTTAAATTCTGCTGACGTAGAAATCATCGATATTTCGCCAATGGGTTGCCGCACTGGCTTTTACATGAGCTTAATTGGTAGCCCTAACGAGCAACAAGTTGCCGACGCTTGGTTAGCCTCTATGCATGATGTACTCGCTGTAGCTAATCAAAATGACATTCCCGAGCTCAATGAATACCAATGTGGTACTTATGCTATGCACTCTTTAGACGAAGCTAAGAGCATTGCTACTAGCATCATTGAACGTGGTATTAGCGTAAACAAAAATGATGAACTGGGATTATCTGACGAGATTCTTGGTAAGCTTTAA